In Pecten maximus chromosome 10, xPecMax1.1, whole genome shotgun sequence, one genomic interval encodes:
- the LOC117335609 gene encoding oxidoreductase HTATIP2-like: MLWFKCNEIIPGTAIGVGFLGVALSFFLFLYEVAPVPDLHVICRMSQASEENLEVFRAEKNEAFVLGYTGEVGRELIRDMALLKAFSKVYLIGRRFVTLPDHLGPEFEQVVVDFDDLDSYSDVFRYVKYGFCCLGTTRAKSGKKGFVKVDHDYVLKAAELAKAAGCKHYSVLSSQGADKNSSLLYPRTKGQVEEALKVIHFQQLSIFRPGLLLCDRQESRPSETFFRTILKPMAYFFPTAVTTPVQVVARAIINDAIHPIRHEPVLLYENRAIHFLSGISKQCS, encoded by the exons ATGTTGTGGTTCAAGTGTAATGAAATTATACCTGGAACTGCAATAGGTGTAGGATTCCTCGGGGTTgcattaagtttttttttgtttttgtacgAAGTAGCACCTGTTCCAGATCTCCATGTAATTTGCAG aatgtCTCAGGCCTCCGAGGAAAATCTTGAAGTATTCAGAGCAGAAAAAAATGAGGCATTTGTGCTTGGTTACACTGGCGAAGTGGGCAGAGAGCTTATACGAGACATGGCTTTGTTGAAGGCATTCTCCAAAGTGTACCTCATAGGCAGGCGATTTGTTACACTTCCTGACCACCTTGGTCCAGAATTT gAACAAGTGGTTGTAGATTTTGATGATTTAGACTCATATTCTGATGTGTTTAGATATGTGAAGTATGGATTCTGCTGTTTGGGTACAACAAGAGCTAAATCTGGAAAG AAAGGGTTTGTGAAGGTCGACCATGACTATGTATTAAAAGCTGCAGAACTTGCCAAGGCAGCAGGATGCAAACATTATTCAGTTTTGTCATCCCAGGGGGCAGATAAAAACAGCTCACTTCTCTATCCCAGGACCAAG GGCCAAGTGGAGGAAGCCCTGAAGGTGATTCATTTCCAACAGCTGTCAATATTCCGACCAGG GCTGTTACTCTGTGACAGACAAGAGAGCCGCCCAAGTGAGACTTTCTTCAGGACAATACTTAAACCCATGGCATACTTCTTCCCTACCGCTgtcaccacacctgtacaggtagtcgCTCGTGCAATCATCAATGACGCCATTCACCCCATTCGACACGAACCAGTTTTGCTATATGAAAACAGAGCAATTCATTTCCTCTCGGGTATTTCGAAGCAGTGTAGTTGA